The nucleotide window GTCCGGCGATGCGGTGGTGCTGGACGCCGGAACCACCATGCTGGAACTGGCGCGGCAGCTTACCCATCTGCAGCTGCGGGTGATCACCGCCGATCTGCATATTGCGCTGTTTCTGTCGGAATTCCGGCAGATTGAGACCACCATTATCGGTGGCCGTATCGACGATTCCAGCCAGTCCTGCGTTGGCGAACATGGTCGCCAGCTGCTGCGCAGCCTGAATCCTGATATCGCGTTTGTCAGCTGCAATTCATGGAGCATTGAACGCGGTATTACCACGCCAACGGAAGAGAAAGCCGGTCTGAAAAGGGATCTGCTGGCCAACGCGCGGCGGCGGGTGCTGCTGGCCGACAGCAGCAAATATGGCTCCTGGTCGCTTTACTGCGCCGCACCGATTGACAGCCTGACAGATGTGGTGACGGATTCACGCCTGGATGAGCAGGTCGCGCAGAGCCTGCGCGAGCGCGGCATCGCG belongs to Candidatus Pantoea soli and includes:
- a CDS encoding DeoR/GlpR family DNA-binding transcription regulator yields the protein MKGQSRLDQIMDYLKSHNLVTVEQLVSAISASPATIRRDLIKLDKEGVISRSHGGVTLNRFIPAQPTTLEKMQRNLAEKQAIAQFAARYVQSGDAVVLDAGTTMLELARQLTHLQLRVITADLHIALFLSEFRQIETTIIGGRIDDSSQSCVGEHGRQLLRSLNPDIAFVSCNSWSIERGITTPTEEKAGLKRDLLANARRRVLLADSSKYGSWSLYCAAPIDSLTDVVTDSRLDEQVAQSLRERGIALQLTV